Genomic window (Phragmites australis chromosome 5, lpPhrAust1.1, whole genome shotgun sequence):
AACTACTGGGAGAAGAGGGAAGCCTAGTAATATAATTTctgctgcttttttttttatgtgatcCTATCCCCATGCACTTTTTGTCAACCTGTTGTTTGCGTTGTCTGCAGATAGTGCATAATGGTGTCCTAAGGTTGTGTTTCCTACGTAATGTTCAGGCCAATCTGTGCATAAACCCTTTCTTATCCCTTGTACCAAATTTTCATCGTGCAAGCACTTGTGCAGACTGCAAGTGCCACCTGGATAGTAACAATGTAGGTATTTGTCCTCCAATGTTGGTTTGGATGCATTTTGTTAGTCACATCTAGGCAGAGGAATCCTTTTGATGAGGTATAGCAATTTGTCCATTCTAATTATAGGTCTAACATCAATTGCACAGGGCACCAAATGTCATTAGTATGACTGATATGAAGTTACAAATTCTCTGTTTGTGCTTCCTGTACAACACCTTATGCGAATTGTAACGTATCGACATTACATCAAATGATTGTACTAGTTTATACTATGTTGTTGACATCATTTGCCTTATACTACCCTTAATTTCCCTGTCCCGTATACATCCATAACCTTGCTGATTTCTCCCCACCATGATGCAGAAAATGCTATGTTTGGACCCAAGCAAAAGGATCAATGCCCGGGCTGCCCTCGAGCATGAGTACTTCAAGGATCTCGAAGTAGCGTAGTAGATTATGCCCCCACTGTACATTAAGATTTCATTGTCTGCTCGGCCGAGCTGTGTTCCGGCTGCATGAATTAATCTTAAGATGATGGTGTGCagagtgcccccccccccccactattTTTGATCTGAATATCCTTGAAAAGAATGCCACATCTGATTTGAATATCCTTGAAAAGAATGCCAAATCGAAATATCCTTGAAAAGAAGTTGGAAGCCGAGCTCACATATGATCTGAATTGGATTCAAGGGCATGGAAGAAGGGTTGTCGAATGGTAGCGTCCCATGACGAATGAACAAGGTACAGGTAACGATTTGGCTGCAACAGCAGTATTTGCTGCAATGGTCATCAGATTGGCCAAGCTGCAGCAAATGGCATTCATTTCGCTTGGCTTATTTCGAACTACTAAGGTGTCCAAACTCCATAGAAAGAAATAAtagtaataatattatagttgGGTTTGGACCCTAAACCCAACTATAAACATAAAAGTCCctggaaaaagaaataaaaaataccaAAGTTTTACCAGGCATATATATACTAAGGTGCCCAAACTCCATAGAAAGACTATGCCCAACTATAAACATAAAAGTCCGCGGctaaagaaataaataaataaataaaaataagtaCGAAAATGAAATCGAGGTCGTAGTCACTGAACAGGCGGACCCACCGGTCAGGCTAACCAGTTTACTCACTGAACGGGCGGGCCCACCGGTCAGGCTAACCAGTTGCCAGGCGATCTCCAGTAGCAGCTCCGTCTTTAGAAAACCAAAAAGTCCTCTCTCCCCTCGGCCGCCtgccccgccgccgtcgccatggAAGCCTACAAGCTCTGGGTGCGCAGGAACCGGGAGCTCGTCCGCtccctcgagtccctggccaaCGTAATTCCCGATCCCTACTGCCTGCTTCTTCTGCTGGGCTCCTGCTCCTCAAAGCCCGGTGCTCTCTGCTGTTTCCCGGAAGCTCGTGGGGTAAATCCGCGTGGGGCACGTTGATTCGGGTGCTGTTGTTAGGGTTTGGGATGTGGGTTTCAGTTGGGGCTGACCGAATCGCGAGGCCCCGTGGTTGGATGGGATTCTTCGGTTGGGGTTTACATGAATTTGCGTGCTTCGGCTGTTCCTTGGGACTTCATGTCTTGTTTCCTCACCGCAGAAGAATGCTAATATCACGTTCTCCGTTGTGAATTTGGTCTGTTGCTGCTCTATGGTGGTGCAGCTTGGTTGGGATCGCAATTTCTTACCATAGCCTCTTAATTTGAAGGGTTAGGAGGTGTCACTTTGCTTATGCTTGCTTGAACTCTTTTCAGGGGCTGACATGGATACTTCCCGAGCGTTTTGCCAACTCCGAGATCGCACCGGAAGCAGGTGCCGTCAATGATCATTTCTTCAGTTGGAGTTACATTTAGTTCCACTGCTTGGTTTTCGTTATCTGAAGCTTCTATCACCAGTTATATGTTTATTTCTCATGGATCATGGTATTTGGACTTTGAGCTGTACCAATTTATTATGTTGGAGAATGCTAGCCTTTAAGTGTCAAATTATGTGTTAACTGTTAATCAGATGAAAAATAGGAGGTGAACTAACACTATTTGCCACAGATATATTGTAGACTGCTAGAAGGTAGAATGTACTGCAATAATTATGATACAAGAGGTATAGGTTATATATCTAGTTACTTTTGAGATATATGGAGGCACACAAAATTTGGGTGGTAGAAGTTGACATGTGGTGTCCTGTGCCCTTTCGGTCATGTCACATGTGATTCATGTGCCCAAGGTCCTTGatttttcatcatcatcaagaaatgCATTATGTAAATGACATGGTGACACACAGTTTGGCAACTGCATTTTCCTGTTTGGCTGTTTCTCCTAGGTTTATGAGATCTCATGTCTGCATGAACGGAGGAAAACACGTCTTTTTGTACTTTGGGCCTAGATGCGATCAATACTGTTGAGGCAGAATAATATGTTTGTTACACTCTACTAGCAAAGTAAAAAACCATCTTTTCTTGTTGAAAATTGCTAATAAAATCACCTAGCTACCAGAATTCCAGAAATAGCTTTTGTGTTACCATGGATGCTATTTGAGGTATTGCATAGAGACAATAAATGCTATTCCTTACTATCAGGCCCTTTTTTGTATGGAACTCATATGCAGTTGCCTTAGGTGGCCTCAGCACTAAAGTGATTAAGCCTATTCCAGAATTTGTGTTCCTTTTTGTTTTCTCCAGCACCTGCCACTGCTGGCTTAAACACTAGTGTCATACTCATTTTGAGCTATTCAATTTAAGAGGCCACAGAAATTTGTTTCACTCACTCTTCTGAAAAGATTTTAGGGTTTGCAGACAATATTCCACCAAACATGTTTTGCTTCAGGGTATTATATGTGTTGGgaaatcaaaattctctgcTATTACTAAAATTTAGGAATGCAGACTATTTACCCATCTACTTTGTTAATTGTTACTAATCTGAAACAAACATCACACAGCTTAGCTCTTTATTGCTACTAAAATTTTGCCTAGGAAACACAATCCCCTATGAAACAAAACAACATTTGTTCAGTTCATAAACATGTGCATACTAAGATGACGATGTCTTCAAGGCATTGTAGTCTATTTTGAGTGGTATAAGCTTGATCTCTTGACACTAAGGCGCATTTCATTGTCTGAACAGTATATGCGCTACTGGGTATTGTGAGTTCCGTTAACCAGCACATAATTGATGTGCCGGCCGAAGGTCACTCATTGGCCTTCAAGGAGCAATCTATCCCATGGGGTCTTGTTGTCTCTATACTAAAGGATGTAGAGGCAGTTGTTGAGGTCGCTGCCCAGCACTTTGTTGGCGATGATCACAAGTGGAGCTTCCTTGCGGTTACAGAAGCAGTGAAGTAAGACAGTTACTTATTTGTTGTTTTCCTTAGTTGCATATATGATACTGGCCTGCATTACCGGCTTGGTTCAGACAGATGATAATATTCGTGCAACATTTCAGAGCTGGTGTCAGGTTAGCCGCTTTCCGGGAGAGTGGATACAAGATGCTCTTACAAGGAGGGGAGGTGGCAAATGAAGAAGAGGTGACCATTCTAGAAGATAATTATGGAGCAAATGGTAATGGAGTTCCAGCCATCTATCCGATGAATGGACATTCCCAAAGTGGTCATAAAGTTGTGTCCAACGGTCTGGATGGAAAAAATAGATTTGTATCGAAGAGTCTTGAGGGAAGAGCAGTAGCTGCTTTGAACAAGTTTGGCCAGAATGCAAAGATGACGTCGGATCCCATGTGGATGAGGAGGCTCCATTCTACTCCCCAGCCACCTGGTAATATGTTTTAAGCTAAATAAGGCATCCATCTATTAATTatcttgatatttttcttttatagcGAGCTAATTCTTCTGTGCTGTGCAGTCATGGTGGTCGAGAAGCCAACTTTGTCAAGTATTTGGTCTGCTAAAGGGGGTTTGGGGCGTTTATTTTTCTTAGGGGAGATTGTCCACATATTCAGGCCACTTGTGTATGTACTTTTGATCAGAAAGTTtgggatcagatcttggacccCATGGTTAGTGTCGCTAACTGTGGAGCTCACAAGTCTTGGCATCCATTCCCATGCAACTGATCTAAACCGTAGAGGAGGGAAAGTGCTTCGGCTCTCCTCTGCTGAGAGGGATGAGGCAAGATGATTTCAGTTCTTTAGcaagttgaattttatttgatcATATTCTCACTGGGCTGAACTATCTATTCTTCCTTGGTTCAACTCCATCAGTTGAAAAGGCGAAAGATGATGTGGGCCCTTTATGTGATGAGAGATCCTTTCTTCGCCAGTTATACCAAGTAATGAATAAGACGCCCTAAGATGGTCATTGCTAAACCTTTTATGCACATGCTTACACTTGTGTCCTGACAGGCGTCATCTCCAGAAGGCTGAAAAGGTGTTGAATCCAGTGCCATTGATTGGTTTCCTTACAGGTATGCATGccttcaaccccccccccccccccctttcgaTGTATTTGCGTTCGGCAAAAGCATCTTGTAAGCTTTCCTTGCTTAATTCATTGCAGGTAAACTTTTGGAACTATTGGAGGGAGTTCAGACAAGATATACCTACACATCAGGTTCATAAAGATGGGCAGATGTCTGAGTTTGCTTCTTGATTTGCCTTGGTGGACCTTTCGTGTTTCTTGTGAGTTGGTTGATGAGAACAAATCTGTACTGCTATTTCCTTGCCAATTGTTGTCATAACATAGGTTGCTAAGCTGCGGCCACTTCATTAATGGTGGATGAACCGAGAATCTAACCATACTACGTGTACCGGTGTAATGCTAAGAATAGGCACGCAATAATACCGTGCATTTACCATGCTTGACGTACTGGAACAGAATGTCTATAATAAATTGCCTCGGGTTTTCTTACACTGAAATTTGTGTTGCACATGCTAGGAAGTCAGAGATGTAAACGCTGTGATTTATGCTTGAATCAGATGAGAATCTTAAAAGTCTACCTGTATTATCACACCCATTCCAGATGAAAAGCCGAATGCCTGTTTGTATTATCACTGCGATGTGTTTCGTGACAATTCTGTAAACCCAAAGCCCAGAAACGCAGCCTTATTCCTCTCAATCCAATCAGTTTGGCTTTCTCGGCAATATGGTTGCTAATGACGCATACTAGATTACAAGCAATATAGCTTGTGAAACTTTCAGCTTGAACCATGTATGTTCCGTTTGTTTGTGATATCTGGAAGATTCAGAAAACTACTCTTGACCTGTACAAGGTCAGATCAGATCAACAAACGACCAAACTGTTCAAGTCCTCTAGCCTGTCCAAAATATGGGTCCAACAAAATCGGACCAATgtgaaaatcattttttttttctgtctccAAGGCAATCATAATTGAAAAAGGCTAAGTGCAAGACTATGATGCTTGCAACATGCATCTAATTTACTCTATTTACTGTTAATGTACAAGCATGAGCAAGATGATATCACAGACGTGCCATAGTTCTGTTCAGGCTGAGCTCATCGCTTCCTACAGAGGAAGCACTTGCGGCCTTGCTATGAGACTCGCAACAACTCGACTGTGAGCTTATGTAGGAGAGGGACTGCAGCCACGACACGAGCACTGGCTTCCGAGTAACATCATCTGATTCCGCAACATGGGCGTGGATATCATCGAGGAGCACATCCTGGCCTTCCTTGGGTAGCAGAGTGACGAATTCTGCCAACTCCTTCAGTAGATAAGGGAATGACTGCAAAGAGAGCAAGAAAAGGATGTTGGTACTACAAGGCATGGAATTTCTTGGTTCAGTAATCAGTGATAGAAGAATTGTCCTGTAAAGTTTCTGAATGTAACAAATGAGCACAAAAAATCTAGGCGTACTGCTCTATACATCATGAGAGGAAAAAATGACCATGTGATCTTACCTGAATATCCACAAGGAAGATGAGCCGCAGCAACAAGTCTAATATTTTCTTACACGGTTCTGTGCTCCCTTCCCATGACCTCCATAAGGATTTGTCCTGAACCTTAGAAGTATCACAAAGACCTTGAGCCTTGACAACAAGGCTATAGACACAAAAAAGAACGGCAGGCCTCCCTGCAGGAAGATGTTGAACGAGCGCTTGAACTCCTGATGCTAATCCTTCGAACGGGGTTACCCCAGGATAAGCCTATTAAGGAAGAAAGTCAGAAAATAAGTCATCTTCCTGTCAGAAATCAAATATGGAAAACGATACTGCATGAACTACCTCCAAAGATCTCTTAATGTAGTAAAAGGTAAGTTGCTCTTCAAAGCTGTTCGATCATCCTGACCAGTATCATTGCCAGACGACAGGAAAGATACCATCACAGAGTGTGAAGCACTtgtaactttctcatttgaatGTTGTAGGTATCTTGATCTTGCTAAGGAGCACATTTTTTGTACTGAAAATCTTGAtaaacaacataaaaaataatctcTCCTATTTAAAAAAGCTGTAAGGCGTGATCCTTCCGCCAAAATATCCCTCCAATGCAGCCGAACCCAGTGGTTCCTCGAGGCTGCTCTCAGGTAGGAGACCCGGGTTCAATCCCCGGCTCCCACCCCCGGAGACACTGTGCAGCTCCTGTGCAGCTGCATAGTGTGGGTCTccactttgaaaaaaaaaaaatatccctCCAATTCCTCTGCTCGCCCGCTCCGCTCCGCATCTGTTCGATCGTGTTTGCCCGATTGTCTTCCCAGAATATCCCTCCGATTCCTTTGCCCGCCCACTCCGCTCCGTGTCCGTCCGATCGCCCGTGTCCATCCGATCGTCTGCGCTTCTTCGTCCGCCCAACGAATTCGTTCGTCTGCCTAATCCCCTTCCCCTCCTGCGC
Coding sequences:
- the LOC133918265 gene encoding peroxisome biogenesis protein 16-like, which produces MEAYKLWVRRNRELVRSLESLANGLTWILPERFANSEIAPEAVYALLGIVSSVNQHIIDVPAEGHSLAFKEQSIPWGLVVSILKDVEAVVEVAAQHFVGDDHKWSFLAVTEAVKAGVRLAAFRESGYKMLLQGGEVANEEEVTILEDNYGANGNGVPAIYPMNGHSQSGHKVVSNGLDGKNRFVSKSLEGRAVAALNKFGQNAKMTSDPMWMRRLHSTPQPPVMVVEKPTLSSIWSAKGGLGRLFFLGEIVHIFRPLVYVLLIRKFGIRSWTPWLVSLTVELTSLGIHSHATDLNRRGGKVLRLSSAERDELKRRKMMWALYVMRDPFFASYTKRHLQKAEKVLNPVPLIGFLTGKLLELLEGVQTRYTYTSGS